A genomic segment from Paenibacillus sp. FSL K6-1096 encodes:
- a CDS encoding DsbA family protein, protein MSKTKKNKVTVPQMSKQDKRRAELEQQKQKTRIVIVSTIAIVIIIFVGLYLLASKDTDSDSNAAPISFNYSEMMRLGKEDAPVKIVEFGDYKCPACAQFTGVIKPQIVQQYVEQNKASFYFVNLAFIGPDSRTASLAALSVYHQNQEAFWKYFDAIYANQGAEDKEWATPDYMVSLAKQLELPVDYDVLRKDIDERTYEKELDRDIQLGTDSGVTNTPSLFVNGVKVKEPFNMEEIDARIQEAAGAAATP, encoded by the coding sequence TTGAGCAAAACGAAAAAGAATAAAGTCACGGTTCCCCAAATGAGCAAGCAGGACAAGCGCAGGGCAGAGCTGGAGCAGCAGAAGCAGAAGACGAGAATTGTGATCGTGAGCACGATAGCTATTGTCATCATTATTTTTGTCGGATTATATCTGCTCGCCTCCAAAGACACGGACTCAGATTCCAATGCTGCTCCGATTTCGTTTAATTACAGCGAGATGATGCGGCTCGGCAAGGAGGATGCTCCGGTGAAGATCGTGGAGTTCGGCGATTATAAGTGTCCGGCATGTGCCCAGTTCACTGGAGTGATTAAGCCGCAGATCGTTCAGCAGTATGTGGAGCAGAATAAGGCGTCCTTTTACTTCGTGAATCTGGCCTTTATCGGCCCTGACTCCCGTACCGCCTCACTCGCTGCGCTGTCGGTCTATCACCAGAACCAGGAGGCCTTCTGGAAATACTTCGATGCCATCTACGCGAATCAGGGTGCCGAGGATAAGGAATGGGCCACTCCTGACTACATGGTGAGTCTTGCCAAGCAGCTGGAGCTGCCGGTAGATTACGATGTCCTCCGCAAGGATATTGACGAACGCACCTATGAGAAGGAGCTCGACCGGGATATTCAGTTAGGAACGGATTCCGGGGTAACGAATACACCTTCATTGTTCGTGAATGGAGTCAAGGTGAAGGAGCCGTTTAATATGGAAGAGATTGATGCACGGATTCAGGAAGCAGCGGGAGCTGCGGCAACCCCATGA
- a CDS encoding ATP-binding protein, producing the protein MEHTLNTYNDLLVLCSVVVAFLTCFTALDLTERMLRGRRGSRYILLISAVLGTGLWSMHFLGMRAMHMDVAVSYDLLLLAFSLIIPVAASYMLLVMLNNPRTRSRTYLGLGGLLFSSGILIMHFSGIWSMRMAASYEQGAFSLILAVLFALIIPVVTASYDPKWLENSYNMFSVKKLLLVFTLTGSFAGIHYVAMAGFVFKADESLLYTGQTPLLKDSVLGLILGGAFLFIVSVVLGLLYRDRQRIIQSAAFHEQRYTALFEHSPDMVMCIDPARKKIISANPSLRSLTGYGREELGDYKHILYSDRDENAVREAVLRASRGQSSKLELKIRTKGGEQMVCSVTVFPLQHHADQLVYIVAEDITALMKYQQELIQARDAAESAVTMKSEFLATMSHEIRTPLNGIIGINQLLSDELTDPGLLELLQLQSTSSHALLHVMSDILDISRLEAEGLTLAKEPFQLKVLLQECVDLFVVSTKDKPVSLHLEIEEGLPDHYAGDKARIRQILINLVGNAVKFTPSGSVTVKAESYGIRGSAQALQFTVRDTGIGIAPDKLKLLFQSFTQVDGSHNRKYPGTGLGLAICKKLVDLMQGEIWAEPAEGGGTRFIVRIVLQSLEHSPEVFFGSHRGDDGASSSGATEAG; encoded by the coding sequence TTGGAGCATACACTGAATACGTACAATGATCTGCTTGTCCTTTGTTCCGTGGTCGTTGCATTCTTGACCTGCTTCACCGCTCTGGACCTGACAGAACGGATGCTCCGCGGCCGGCGGGGGTCCCGTTATATTCTACTGATATCCGCAGTGCTCGGCACAGGCTTGTGGAGTATGCATTTTCTCGGAATGCGCGCCATGCATATGGACGTTGCAGTGTCTTATGATCTGCTCCTGCTGGCGTTCTCCCTGATTATTCCTGTGGCCGCTTCTTATATGCTGCTGGTGATGCTTAATAATCCCCGGACCCGCAGCCGGACTTATCTGGGGCTGGGCGGTCTTCTGTTCAGCAGCGGCATTCTGATCATGCATTTCAGCGGCATCTGGTCGATGCGGATGGCTGCCAGCTATGAGCAGGGAGCGTTCTCGCTCATTCTGGCGGTGCTGTTCGCCCTGATTATTCCGGTCGTTACTGCGTCTTATGATCCTAAATGGCTGGAGAATTCCTATAACATGTTCAGTGTCAAAAAGCTGCTGCTGGTGTTCACGCTGACCGGTTCGTTCGCCGGCATCCATTATGTAGCCATGGCCGGGTTCGTCTTCAAGGCTGATGAATCGCTTCTCTACACCGGGCAGACTCCGCTGCTGAAGGATTCAGTATTAGGCTTGATCCTGGGAGGAGCCTTTCTGTTCATTGTGTCGGTGGTCCTCGGACTTCTATATAGAGACCGCCAGCGGATCATCCAGTCGGCAGCATTTCATGAGCAGCGGTATACCGCCTTGTTCGAGCATAGCCCGGATATGGTGATGTGTATCGACCCGGCCCGCAAGAAGATCATCAGTGCCAATCCTTCCTTGCGCAGCTTGACAGGGTATGGAAGAGAGGAACTGGGGGATTATAAACACATCTTATACAGTGACCGGGACGAGAACGCAGTCAGGGAGGCTGTGCTTCGTGCATCGCGCGGCCAGTCGTCCAAGCTGGAGCTGAAGATCCGTACCAAGGGCGGCGAGCAGATGGTCTGCAGCGTGACCGTCTTTCCCTTGCAGCATCATGCCGATCAGCTGGTCTATATCGTAGCCGAGGATATCACCGCCCTGATGAAGTATCAGCAGGAGCTGATTCAGGCCCGGGATGCCGCAGAGAGTGCGGTTACGATGAAAAGCGAGTTTCTGGCCACCATGAGCCACGAAATCCGTACCCCGCTGAACGGAATTATCGGCATCAACCAGCTGCTGTCCGATGAGCTGACGGACCCGGGGCTGCTGGAGCTGCTGCAGCTGCAGAGTACAAGCAGCCATGCGCTGCTGCATGTGATGAGCGACATTCTGGATATCTCCCGCCTGGAGGCGGAGGGGCTGACGCTTGCGAAGGAGCCCTTCCAGCTGAAGGTACTGCTGCAGGAATGTGTAGATCTGTTCGTGGTCAGTACCAAAGACAAGCCGGTATCGCTTCATCTGGAGATTGAAGAGGGGCTGCCTGACCATTATGCCGGAGACAAGGCAAGAATCCGCCAGATTCTGATTAATCTGGTCGGCAATGCCGTGAAATTCACTCCCTCCGGCTCTGTTACGGTCAAAGCGGAATCCTACGGCATCCGCGGGAGTGCGCAGGCGCTCCAGTTCACGGTGCGTGATACCGGGATCGGCATTGCGCCGGATAAGCTGAAGCTGCTCTTTCAATCGTTCACTCAGGTGGACGGCTCGCACAACCGCAAATACCCCGGCACAGGCCTGGGGCTGGCAATTTGCAAGAAGCTGGTCGATCTGATGCAGGGTGAGATCTGGGCGGAGCCGGCAGAAGGCGGCGGCACCCGGTTCATCGTCCGGATTGTACTGCAGTCGCTGGAGCATTCCCCAGAAGTGTTCTTTGGAAGCCACAGAGGGGATGACGGAGCCTCCTCGTCCGGGGCCACAGAAGCCGGATAA
- a CDS encoding hemolysin family protein, translated as MSDPLPGILHVGLIILLVLLNGFFVSVEYAMVKVRIGRIESLIEEGSKRAPAAGYIVHNLDGFLSACQLGITLASLALGWLGEPAVATIVGPLITGLGFGETTVFVISLIIAFMFITVLHIVLGELAPKTIAVNKAEAVLLLTAGPMNVFYRIMYPFIWVVNGLARGLLRIFRLTPASELATAHTEEEIRILMQESNKSGLIDNTEMALVDNIFEFADTMAREIMIPRTEMICLNTHLTTEENLEIAFDGMRTRYPVCDGDKDHILGFIHIKDMIRDQAPRYNELIRPILTVPESIQISSLLKVMQRAKTQIAILIDEYGGTSGMVTLEDIMEEIVGEIQDEFDEERPGIEQLGEDEYSVDGLMLIEEINDKLGIHMETDDYDTIGGWLYSKLEVNPPQKGQTVEFDNHLFVVEETDNKRISRIKLLKVQFLTEEAGA; from the coding sequence TTGAGCGACCCTTTACCCGGTATATTACATGTAGGACTTATTATTTTGCTTGTGCTGCTTAACGGTTTTTTTGTTTCGGTTGAGTATGCGATGGTGAAGGTGCGCATCGGGCGCATTGAGTCGCTGATCGAGGAAGGCAGCAAGAGAGCACCGGCGGCAGGTTATATCGTGCATAATCTGGATGGCTTCCTGTCGGCGTGCCAGCTGGGAATCACACTGGCTTCCCTGGCGCTGGGCTGGCTGGGAGAACCGGCCGTGGCCACGATTGTCGGACCGCTGATTACCGGCCTGGGCTTTGGCGAGACCACAGTGTTCGTCATCTCCCTGATTATTGCCTTCATGTTCATCACCGTTCTTCACATCGTGCTTGGTGAGCTTGCTCCGAAGACGATTGCCGTGAATAAGGCGGAGGCAGTGCTCCTGCTGACGGCCGGACCGATGAATGTGTTCTACCGTATCATGTATCCCTTCATCTGGGTAGTTAACGGATTAGCGCGCGGCCTGCTGCGGATCTTCCGTCTGACGCCGGCTTCGGAACTGGCAACGGCCCATACTGAGGAAGAGATCCGCATTCTGATGCAGGAGAGCAACAAGAGCGGCCTCATTGATAATACGGAGATGGCCCTGGTGGACAATATCTTTGAATTTGCTGATACCATGGCCAGGGAGATAATGATTCCGCGTACCGAAATGATCTGTCTGAACACGCATCTGACGACGGAGGAGAACCTGGAGATTGCCTTTGACGGCATGAGAACACGTTATCCTGTCTGCGACGGCGACAAGGATCATATTCTCGGCTTCATCCACATCAAGGATATGATCCGTGACCAGGCGCCGAGGTATAACGAGCTGATCCGTCCTATCCTGACCGTACCGGAATCCATTCAGATCAGCAGTCTGCTTAAGGTGATGCAGCGTGCCAAGACCCAGATTGCCATTCTCATTGACGAATATGGCGGCACTTCAGGGATGGTAACGCTGGAGGACATTATGGAAGAGATCGTCGGCGAGATTCAGGATGAGTTCGACGAAGAGCGCCCCGGAATCGAGCAGCTGGGGGAGGATGAGTACTCCGTAGACGGCCTGATGCTGATTGAGGAGATCAACGACAAGCTTGGCATTCATATGGAGACCGATGACTACGATACGATAGGCGGCTGGCTGTATTCCAAGCTGGAGGTCAATCCCCCGCAGAAGGGGCAGACGGTCGAGTTCGACAATCATCTGTTTGTTGTAGAAGAAACAGACAATAAGCGGATTTCGCGGATCAAGCTGCTGAAGGTGCAGTTTCTGACCGAGGAAGCCGGAGCATAA
- the gerQ gene encoding spore coat protein GerQ, with the protein MGKMGMMPGMGTMGTMGSMSAVPPQVSSGSPMTPGGMVVSTAAPAYEQSYVENIFRLNLGKVGTFYFTYENNKDWNAKVYTGVLEAAGRDHIIISDRATGQRIVLLMVNFDYATFDEPLVYQYPGVIGNPVGGRKG; encoded by the coding sequence ATGGGTAAAATGGGCATGATGCCAGGCATGGGCACCATGGGTACTATGGGCTCAATGAGCGCGGTACCGCCGCAGGTGAGCAGCGGCAGCCCGATGACGCCAGGTGGCATGGTAGTCTCTACAGCCGCTCCGGCATACGAACAGTCATACGTCGAGAACATTTTCCGCCTCAATCTCGGCAAAGTAGGCACCTTCTACTTCACCTATGAGAACAACAAGGACTGGAATGCCAAAGTCTATACAGGCGTGCTGGAAGCGGCCGGACGCGACCACATCATCATCAGCGACCGCGCAACCGGACAGCGGATTGTACTCTTGATGGTGAACTTCGACTATGCCACCTTTGATGAGCCGCTGGTGTATCAGTATCCCGGAGTTATCGGAAATCCGGTAGGCGGACGAAAGGGCTAA
- a CDS encoding cell wall hydrolase, with product MAVIKANSEDVRVLARLMRAEAEEDGDLGMLMVGNVGVNRILGNCLDFNNIRSVNDMVYQSPGGFEAPQKSYFYQRAREADIRLARRAINGERTWPASNALWFFRPVGDCPATWYNQQNTGRFKAHCFFTPTQGDCPAVY from the coding sequence GTGGCCGTCATCAAAGCAAACTCGGAGGATGTAAGGGTGCTTGCCAGGCTGATGCGGGCAGAGGCTGAAGAGGATGGGGATCTGGGGATGCTCATGGTGGGAAATGTCGGTGTGAACCGGATTCTGGGCAACTGTCTGGATTTCAACAACATCCGCAGTGTGAATGACATGGTGTATCAGAGCCCTGGGGGATTCGAGGCGCCGCAGAAGAGCTACTTCTATCAGCGGGCCCGGGAAGCCGATATCCGGCTGGCCAGACGTGCGATTAACGGGGAACGGACTTGGCCGGCCTCGAATGCGCTGTGGTTCTTCCGGCCGGTCGGGGATTGCCCGGCGACCTGGTACAATCAGCAGAACACCGGCCGCTTCAAGGCGCATTGCTTCTTCACCCCGACACAGGGAGATTGTCCGGCAGTATATTAG
- a CDS encoding serine hydrolase translates to MNKREHLEAFLTSIREQNAINGAFLIADQGEVLLKESIGLADFRNGRKLTVDSVFELASLSKPITALGIVFLHQSGKVELDDLVTAWIPDFPYSDITIRHLLGHTSGLPDYMELFAKHWDRSAIATNQDVLNMLIQYKPKLLFPSNTRWMYCNTGYVILALLIELISGQTFAVFLKEQLFIPLEMNHTRVYNRRIEEEEIPGYAYGFVYSFDDAAFVLPDTLKELDYVRYLDGIQGDGTVNSTLDDLLKLDRALYRDDFLVASLRDELFTPVRLDSDEPCEYGLGWIIETKEGMGRVVSHNGGWPGYATLMKRYIDQDMTLIVLLNTDKDLQYIQQVVGAMEHILCGEDYEPPLPSAERIIAEIDPSVYKHYTGRYRFNNELGGQVIIADVFVEHERLYMRFNNGMTLTMYPMTDTRFFFSEDLVEVEFVREENGRVQSLYFGSNGEMERADRET, encoded by the coding sequence ATGAATAAGCGCGAGCATTTGGAGGCTTTTTTGACATCTATTCGTGAGCAGAATGCTATTAACGGTGCATTTTTAATCGCAGATCAAGGAGAAGTGTTGCTGAAGGAGAGTATCGGACTGGCGGACTTTCGAAACGGCCGAAAGCTTACTGTGGACTCTGTATTTGAGCTGGCTTCACTTTCGAAGCCTATAACAGCCTTAGGGATTGTATTCCTGCATCAGAGCGGTAAGGTTGAACTTGATGATTTGGTGACGGCCTGGATTCCCGATTTTCCTTATTCGGATATTACAATACGGCATTTGCTGGGGCATACATCCGGGCTGCCGGATTACATGGAATTGTTTGCTAAGCATTGGGACCGTTCTGCCATCGCCACGAATCAAGACGTGTTAAACATGTTGATTCAGTATAAGCCTAAGTTATTATTCCCGTCTAACACTAGATGGATGTACTGCAATACAGGGTATGTAATCCTGGCTCTATTAATTGAACTAATTTCCGGACAGACCTTTGCTGTTTTTTTAAAGGAGCAACTCTTCATACCCTTAGAAATGAACCATACGAGAGTATACAACCGGCGCATTGAAGAAGAGGAGATTCCCGGCTACGCCTATGGTTTTGTTTATTCCTTTGACGATGCGGCTTTTGTACTACCTGATACTCTGAAGGAACTGGATTATGTAAGGTATTTAGACGGAATTCAGGGGGACGGCACAGTCAATAGTACTCTGGATGATCTTCTGAAATTAGACCGGGCTCTGTACAGGGATGATTTCCTGGTTGCTTCATTACGTGATGAGTTGTTTACACCAGTACGGTTGGACAGCGATGAACCCTGCGAGTATGGATTGGGATGGATTATTGAGACAAAAGAGGGAATGGGGCGCGTCGTAAGCCATAATGGAGGATGGCCAGGCTATGCTACCCTCATGAAACGTTATATTGATCAAGACATGACGCTCATTGTTTTGTTAAACACCGACAAAGACCTTCAGTATATCCAGCAAGTAGTTGGTGCGATGGAGCATATCCTGTGCGGTGAGGATTACGAGCCTCCGCTGCCCTCGGCAGAGAGAATTATCGCTGAAATCGATCCCTCTGTGTACAAGCATTATACTGGGAGGTACCGGTTTAACAATGAATTGGGGGGGCAAGTTATAATCGCTGATGTATTTGTGGAACACGAACGGCTTTATATGCGATTCAATAACGGTATGACTCTCACAATGTATCCCATGACCGACACCCGTTTTTTCTTTAGTGAGGACTTAGTAGAAGTGGAATTTGTGAGGGAAGAGAACGGAAGAGTTCAGTCTTTATACTTTGGCAGCAATGGTGAGATGGAACGGGCCGATCGTGAGACCTGA
- a CDS encoding DUF2500 domain-containing protein, whose product MGSDPSWMFDFTGTVLPVFLVLVLGIIAVSAGKGLLQWSRNNNAPLQSIPARIVSKRTEVRQQQSQEDNLSSRTSTTYYLTYEAEDGVRREFKVDGQEYGLSAEGDRGLLTYQGTRYRGFQRRPHHYSTAE is encoded by the coding sequence ATGGGAAGTGATCCGTCCTGGATGTTCGATTTTACCGGAACGGTGCTGCCGGTCTTTCTTGTGCTGGTCCTGGGGATCATTGCTGTGTCGGCTGGCAAGGGACTGCTGCAGTGGAGCCGTAACAATAACGCCCCCCTGCAGTCCATTCCCGCCCGCATTGTAAGCAAGCGGACCGAGGTGCGCCAGCAGCAGTCGCAGGAAGACAATCTCTCCAGCCGGACCAGCACGACCTATTATCTGACGTATGAGGCAGAGGATGGGGTGCGGAGGGAGTTCAAGGTAGACGGCCAGGAATATGGCCTCAGTGCAGAGGGCGACCGGGGGCTGCTGACCTACCAGGGCACGCGGTACCGCGGCTTCCAGCGGCGCCCTCATCATTATTCTACGGCGGAGTAG
- a CDS encoding YCF48-related protein yields the protein MSFKATGSKVLWTVLMLLMALFVLSACSSSPPPEATLPPQPTETPEEGQMITVITPDNKNVTNEVAPKYQIQTRLTDFRLLNSSAGLAWGVTRNELRMYMTLDNGKTWANISPATNVQFLTNPVYGKEIFFTDPGNGWIIRSSFGSTETVVLRTRDGGHTWQISAFPDSNQLASIYFSSRSDGWLMTRWGGSGTKENKALYATKDGGATWNQVMQNEQYNPNLPNTSIPLAGVTTGMIFNNAERGFVTLQTGALPKIFMTRDGGASWVAGPEFLVNDSFAGCDRVVTGVPEFFGGDATGGWMPVGCQKDKEGSMTYNGYFTANGGENWKFVQFGRPAQSGVNRHMTPDFLNSQVGWSLEGNILYKTVNQGQSWTALPPSSVLQSKLLEYPEIVKLQFITKDVGWLLIAKEEERKSILLQTTSGGESWRVM from the coding sequence TTGTCATTCAAAGCAACAGGATCCAAGGTATTGTGGACGGTGTTGATGCTGCTTATGGCGCTGTTTGTTCTCTCAGCATGTTCATCGTCCCCTCCGCCGGAAGCTACGCTTCCTCCGCAGCCGACTGAGACACCGGAGGAAGGGCAGATGATCACAGTCATCACCCCTGACAACAAGAATGTAACGAACGAGGTTGCGCCGAAATACCAGATTCAGACCCGGCTTACCGATTTCAGACTGCTCAATTCTTCTGCAGGGCTGGCCTGGGGGGTTACCCGGAACGAGCTGCGCATGTATATGACGCTGGACAACGGCAAGACCTGGGCGAATATATCCCCGGCCACCAATGTGCAGTTTCTGACCAATCCGGTGTACGGCAAAGAGATCTTCTTCACCGATCCCGGCAACGGCTGGATTATCAGAAGCTCGTTCGGGAGCACCGAAACTGTGGTGCTGCGCACCAGGGACGGGGGCCATACCTGGCAGATCTCTGCATTCCCGGATTCCAATCAGCTGGCCTCCATCTATTTCAGCTCACGCTCGGACGGCTGGCTGATGACCCGATGGGGGGGCAGCGGCACCAAAGAGAACAAAGCGCTGTACGCAACCAAGGATGGCGGAGCAACCTGGAATCAGGTCATGCAGAACGAGCAGTATAATCCGAATCTGCCGAACACCTCGATTCCGCTTGCCGGTGTGACAACCGGTATGATCTTCAATAATGCGGAGCGCGGTTTTGTAACTCTGCAGACCGGAGCCTTGCCCAAGATCTTCATGACCCGGGACGGCGGCGCAAGCTGGGTAGCCGGACCCGAGTTTCTCGTCAATGACAGCTTTGCCGGTTGTGACCGGGTGGTTACCGGGGTTCCCGAATTCTTCGGGGGGGATGCCACCGGGGGATGGATGCCGGTCGGGTGCCAGAAGGATAAGGAAGGCAGCATGACCTACAACGGTTATTTTACCGCCAACGGGGGAGAGAACTGGAAGTTCGTCCAGTTCGGACGGCCGGCCCAATCCGGCGTGAACCGGCATATGACCCCGGACTTTCTGAACTCCCAGGTCGGCTGGTCGCTCGAAGGCAACATACTGTATAAGACGGTGAATCAGGGGCAGAGCTGGACGGCGCTTCCTCCAAGCAGCGTGCTGCAGTCCAAGCTTCTGGAATACCCTGAGATTGTGAAGCTTCAGTTCATCACCAAGGATGTGGGCTGGCTGCTGATTGCCAAGGAAGAGGAGCGCAAGTCGATCCTGCTGCAGACCACCAGCGGCGGGGAAAGCTGGCGGGTCATGTAG
- a CDS encoding amino acid permease, which yields MDLFRKKPLAIPQNAGAEKLSKTLGALDLTMLGVGAIIGTGIFVMTGVAAAEHAGPGLILSFIIAGIACVLSALCYSEFASTLPVSGSAYAYSYVAFGELLAWVLGWDLVLEYGVAAAAVSSGWSGYFQGLLEGFGIHLPTALSGAYNAEKGTFINLPAVIIILLISYLLTRGVKETARFNTVMVAIKISVVLLFIFTGIFYVKPENWTPFLPFGFHGVMNGAATVFFAYIGFDALSTAAEEVKRPQRDLPIGIISSLAICTVLYIAVSLVLTGIVPYQSLNVSDPVSYALRFVDQNMIAGLISVGAIAGMTTVLLVMLFGQTRLLFAISRDGLLPQSLSKVSPKTHTPVRSTWMVGSIIAVLTGFVPLDRLANLTSIGTLFAFLVVSLGVITLRRTKTDLRRGFQVPWVPLIPLLSAAICGYLMYSLGRETWIGFVIWVAIGLFIYSLYGYKRSNLNTKK from the coding sequence ATGGATTTATTCCGCAAAAAACCGCTGGCCATTCCCCAGAATGCAGGAGCGGAGAAGCTTAGCAAGACCCTCGGCGCACTTGATTTGACCATGCTCGGAGTCGGGGCCATTATCGGCACCGGGATCTTTGTTATGACAGGTGTGGCGGCTGCGGAGCATGCCGGTCCCGGACTTATTCTGTCCTTTATCATTGCCGGCATTGCCTGTGTGCTCTCCGCACTGTGTTATTCTGAATTTGCGTCCACCCTGCCTGTATCCGGCAGCGCTTATGCTTACAGCTATGTGGCTTTCGGTGAATTGCTGGCCTGGGTGCTGGGCTGGGATCTTGTGCTGGAATACGGGGTTGCGGCTGCCGCAGTCAGCAGCGGCTGGTCCGGTTATTTCCAGGGCTTGCTGGAAGGCTTCGGCATCCATTTGCCCACAGCTTTGTCTGGAGCGTATAATGCGGAGAAGGGAACCTTTATTAACTTACCGGCCGTCATCATTATTCTGCTGATCTCCTACCTGCTGACACGGGGAGTCAAGGAGACCGCCCGCTTCAACACAGTGATGGTAGCGATCAAGATTTCCGTGGTGCTGCTGTTTATCTTCACCGGGATTTTCTATGTGAAGCCGGAGAACTGGACGCCTTTTCTGCCGTTTGGATTTCATGGTGTCATGAACGGAGCGGCCACCGTGTTCTTTGCTTATATCGGATTCGATGCTCTCTCGACGGCCGCCGAGGAAGTGAAGCGCCCGCAGCGCGACCTGCCGATCGGGATCATCTCATCGCTTGCCATATGTACCGTGCTGTATATAGCCGTCTCCCTGGTGCTGACGGGAATTGTGCCGTATCAGAGCCTGAACGTCAGTGATCCAGTCTCGTACGCGCTGCGGTTCGTAGACCAGAATATGATCGCGGGTTTAATCTCGGTTGGAGCGATCGCAGGGATGACTACGGTTCTGCTGGTCATGCTGTTCGGTCAGACCCGGCTGCTGTTCGCCATCTCGCGTGACGGTCTTCTGCCGCAGAGCTTGTCCAAGGTCAGCCCCAAGACGCATACCCCGGTGCGCAGCACCTGGATGGTAGGCAGCATTATTGCTGTGCTGACCGGCTTCGTCCCGCTGGACCGGCTGGCGAACCTGACCAGCATCGGAACGTTGTTTGCCTTCCTGGTCGTCTCGCTTGGCGTCATTACGCTCCGCCGGACGAAAACTGATCTCAGAAGAGGCTTCCAGGTTCCTTGGGTTCCGCTCATTCCGCTCCTCAGTGCCGCAATCTGCGGCTACCTGATGTACAGCCTGGGACGGGAGACCTGGATCGGCTTCGTGATCTGGGTGGCCATCGGGCTGTTCATCTATTCGTTATACGGGTATAAGCGAAGCAATCTGAATACGAAGAAATAA
- a CDS encoding L-lactate dehydrogenase — translation MAPFKPNRVVVIGTGAVGTTTAYTLLLRKRMPELVLIDVNHQKALGEALDMNHGLPFVGGVKLWAGTYEDCREADIIIVTAGASQKPGETRIDLLRKNISIFKDIIQKITKFNHHAILLIATNPVDILAYATLKISGFDRRRVIGSGTVLDSARFRYLIGKHKEIDPRSIHGQIIGEHGDSELPVWSLANVAGIDLGFDEAERKEIFEDTKNAAYEIIDAKGSTSYAIALALDRIVASILNNEGSVLNVSTLLNNYNGVSDVFLGAPCVVDRTGVREVLDLPLSPEEQSLFQQSADKLKSEIAKLEL, via the coding sequence ATGGCCCCATTTAAGCCCAATCGTGTCGTAGTGATCGGCACCGGCGCAGTCGGAACGACAACCGCCTACACACTGCTGCTGCGCAAACGGATGCCCGAGCTTGTACTGATCGATGTCAATCATCAGAAGGCGCTTGGCGAAGCGCTGGATATGAATCATGGCTTGCCCTTTGTGGGAGGCGTCAAGCTGTGGGCAGGTACCTATGAGGATTGCCGCGAAGCCGACATCATTATCGTCACAGCCGGAGCCTCACAGAAGCCCGGTGAGACCCGTATCGACCTGCTCCGCAAGAACATCTCGATCTTCAAAGACATTATCCAGAAAATTACGAAATTCAATCATCATGCCATCCTGCTGATTGCTACCAACCCGGTCGATATTCTGGCCTATGCCACCCTGAAGATCAGCGGCTTCGACCGCAGACGGGTCATCGGGTCCGGGACGGTGCTCGACAGCGCCCGCTTCCGTTATCTGATCGGTAAGCATAAGGAGATCGACCCCCGCAGCATCCATGGACAGATCATCGGGGAGCACGGCGATTCCGAGCTGCCGGTCTGGAGCCTGGCCAATGTCGCAGGCATTGATCTCGGCTTCGATGAAGCCGAGCGCAAGGAGATCTTCGAGGACACGAAGAATGCAGCATACGAGATCATCGATGCCAAAGGTTCTACCTCCTACGCCATCGCCCTGGCCCTGGACCGGATTGTAGCCTCCATCCTGAACAATGAAGGCTCTGTGCTGAATGTATCCACACTCCTGAACAACTATAACGGCGTATCCGATGTATTCCTCGGCGCACCGTGTGTCGTTGACCGCACCGGCGTCCGCGAGGTGCTGGATCTTCCGCTCAGTCCGGAAGAGCAGAGCCTCTTCCAGCAGTCAGCTGACAAGCTCAAGAGCGAGATTGCCAAGCTGGAGCTCTAG